A segment of the Cellvibrio sp. KY-YJ-3 genome:
CAACCTAAGGAGGATGTGATGAAAAATTCTGATCAGCACGCCATGCAAGATCCACGAACGCAATACCCCAAAAGCCAAGGTCAAGGCGAGGCCGATGAGCAACAACCAGACCCGGGATTGGATGCAGTTTTAGCACCACAGGCAGATCACGGTGAACGGAGTTATCGCGGCGCAGGCCGGCTCGATGGGCGCAAGGCACTTATTACCGGTGGCGATTCCGGTATCGGCCGCGCGGTGGCAATCGCGTTTGCCCGTGAAGGGGCAGATGTAGTGATTAACTTCTTGCCCAGTGAAGAAATTGATGGTCAGAAAACACTGAATATGATTCGCCAGGCGGGACAAAAAGCAATTGCAATTCCAGGTGACATTACCGACGAAAATTTTTGCAAAACCTTGGTAAAACAAGCCGTTGAAGCATTAGGGTCGATTGATATTTTGATCAACAATGCAGGCAAACAGCAATTTGTGGAAGAGCTGGAAGATCTCACTACCAAACAATTTGTTGAAACCTACGCGACCAATGTATTTGGTATGTTTTGGATTACCAAAGCCGCAGTACCGCACATGCCTCCCGGCGCCAGCATTATCAATACCACGTCCATTCAATCCTATCAGCCCTCCCCCGGTTTATTGGACTACGCATCCACCAAAGGTGCCATCACTGCATTCACCAAAAGTTTGGCGAAAATGCTGATTAAAAAAGGCATTCGTGTGAATGCCGTTGCACCCGGCCCGGTGTGGACACCACTCCAACAAAGTGGCGGTCAGCCCGAAGAAAAACTGCGTCGGTTTGGCGACAAAGTTCCACTGGGGCGCGCAGGACAACCAGCAGAAGTTGCACCCGCATTTGTTTTTCTCGCTTCGCAAGAATCCAGTTACATCACCGCTGAAGTGATTGGTGTCACCGGCGGTGCACATTTACCTTGAGCTGAAATATTTCAAAACAATTCCTCCGATTAATAGGCGATTTTAGTAAGGATATTTTTATGAACGATTCATCCAAAACAACCCAACATAAATCCGGTAGCCATGATAAACGCGGCGCTGGCAAGCCAGAGACAGCGGGTGCCGGTTCAGTGCTGAGCACCGTTGCCGGGCCCTCCGCTGATCAGCCGCCACAAACGCTGGGGGCAGATGACCCGATTCAACAGCGACTGTTGGACAAAACAGTAGGCGGTCAAAAGCTGGCAGAAAAAATCCCTTCGAACCTCAATAAACCGCACGAATACGGTGAGGCTTCACGCACACCGGTTACGGGAGCGACAGTGGAACCTGATTCGCCCGCTGCCGGCGGCAGCACCTCAACAGAAATTATTGAGTCGCCCAAAACAGGTGATGGAACAACAATGCCTGGATTAAACCCCACGGTTAGTTCCTTGGATCGCGTGAGAGTGGATAGCAGCAACCAACAGCTAACCACCAACCAAGGCGTACCGATTGCCGATAACCAACACTCGTTAAAAATTGGTTTGCGCGGCCCAACAGCGCTGGAAGATTTTATTCTGCGCGAAAAAATTACCCATTTTGATCATGAACGTATTCCAGAACGTGTGGTGCACGCGCGTGGCTCGGCCGCCCATGGTTATTTTGAGTGCTATCGCGCCTTAACCGAATTCACTACCGCCGCGCCGTTTAGTGAAAAAGGAAAACGCACGCCGGTATTCACGCGTTTTTCTACAGTCGCCGGTGAACGTGGATCTGCCGATACGGTGCGCGATGTGCGCGGTTTTGCAGTGAAATTTTATACCGATGAAGGCAATTGGGATTTGGTGGGCAATAATATTCCGGTGTTTTTTATTCAGGATGCAATGAAGTTTCCCGACTTGGTTCACGCCGTTAAACCCGAGCCACATCACGCTATGCCGCAGGCATCCAGTGCCCACGATACCTTTTGGGATTTTGTGTCGCTAATGCCGGAAGCCACGCATATGTTGCTCTGGCAAATGTCCGACCGGGCCATTCCACGCAGCTATCGCACTATGCAAGGTTTTGGTGTGCACACCTTTCGTTTGGTGAATGCAGACGGCGCATCGGTATTTTGTAAATTCCACTGGACACCGCTTGCCGGTACGCACTCCTTGGTGTGGGATGAGGCCGCAAAAATTATCGGCGCCGATCCGGATTTTCATCGCCGCGATTTATGGGAGGCAATTGAAGCAGGCGCGTTTCCGGAATATGAATTGGGCCTACAAATATTTTCAGAGGAGACCGCTAATAGTTTCCCCTTTGATGTGCTCGACCCCACCAAATTAGTACCGGAAGAATTGGTGCCAGTGATCGCGGTGGGCAAGATGGTATTGAATCGAAACCCGGATAATTTTTTTGCCGAAACTGAACAAGTTGCATTTTGTACGGCGCATGTCATTCCAGGTATCGATTTCACCAATGACCCGCTATTGCAAGGCCGGATTCACTCTTATGTGGATACCCAAATTAGTCGCTTGGGCGGCGCAAACTTTCATGAGATCCCCATCAATTCACCCCTAGCGCAAGTGCATAACAATCAACGCGATGGCATGCATCGCCAGGCAATTAATCGCGGCCGGGTGAATTACGAACCCAATTCACTGGCAGGCGGATGTCCATTTCAAGCGGGAATGTCGGGCTACAAAAGTTTTCCTGAACCCATTGCGGAAGATAAAGTACGCGGCAATCCCGAACTATTTTCGGATCACTATTCGCAAGCAAGACTTTTTTGGCAGAGCCAATCACCGGACGAACAAACACACATTATTAACGCGTTTCGTTTTGAACTGACACGGGTGCAAACACCGGCTGTGCGTGCGCGGGTGGTGTCACTGCTGGTGAATGTTGATGCGCTATTGGCAAAGTGTGTTGCCGATGGTTTGGGTATCGAACTGCCACCGGCAATGCCACTTGCATCCAACTTACCTATTCCATCCTACCCTCCCTCTCCGGCGCTATCGTTATTAACCCGCCCTGGCGTAACCGGTATAGCCACACGCCGGGTAGCGATTTTGGTGTGCGAGGGCGTTGCGCAAAAAAGTGTGTTCGCAGTTTATAACGACTTGCTGCAAGAAGGTGCCGTACCAAGATTAGTGGGGGCACGCCTGGGCAAAATAAAAACCGCTGAAGGTACGACGCTGGATATAGAGATCACTTTGGAAGCAGGCCCTGCAGTGCTCTATGACGGCGTAATTATTATGCAAGGTGATGCATCGCTCCCCCGCAGTGCTGATCCCCTCGAATTTGTGCGGCAACAACATCGCCACTGCAAACCGATTTATGCCATCGGTGGCGGAATGTTAATAGCCGCAGCAGGCATTCCCACGGTTTTTGCCGATGGCGATGCCGATCCCGCCATTATTATTGATGAGGAAAAAATGCAAACCGATTCACTCGCCAAATTTAAAACCGCCTTAGCCGGGCACCGTTCATTTGAGCGCGAAACAGATCCATCAGCAATGTAATGCCGGAGCCTATAAGCAGGGAGCAAAAAATCAAGTAAGTCATTTCACTGGATGGGAGTTCACTATGCGCGCGCTCACGTATCACGGCAGCAATGATGTCCGGGTAGATAATATGCCCGATCCAATTATTCAAGAAAGCGACGATATTATTTTGAGAGTCACCGCCACCGCCATTTGCGGTTCTGACTTACACCTTTATCGCGGAAAAATTCCCGAGACTAAAGATGGCGATATTTTTGGTCACGAATTTATGGGCGTTGTGGAGGAAGTGGGCAGCGGCGTAACGGCTGTTGCCAAGGGTGATCGTGTAGTGGTGCCATTTGTGATTGCCTGTGGCAGTTGCTTTTTTTGTGCCATGAATTTGCAAGCTGCGTGCGAAACCACTAACACCGGGCGCGGTGCAATTCTCAACAAAAAACAAATTCCTGCCGGTGCTGCGCTGTTTGGTTTTAGTCATTTATACGGGGGAATTCCCGGCGGTCAGGCAGAATTTGTTCGCGTGCCAAAAGCCAACGTCGGGCCCTTCAAAATTCCCGACAGCATTGACGATGAACGTGTCCTTTTCCTCTCGGATATTCTCCCCACCGGGTATCAAGCCGTGCTCAATGCCGGCATTGGCCACGGCAGTAGTCTGGTCATTCATGGTGCAGGGCCAGTGGGACTTATGTCCGCCGCCTGTGCTCGCCTGCTCGGCGCGCAACAAATATTTATGGTGGATCATCATCAATACCGTCTGGATTTTGCGGTGCAACATTATGGTGTTATCCCCATTAATTTTGATGAGATAGATGACCCGGCCGCGGCGATTATTGAACAGACCGCTGGTTATCGCGGAGTTGACGCCGCCATTGACGCTGTGGGTTTTGAAGCGAAAGGCAGCACGCTGGAAACAGCACTCACCGCATTAAAAATGGAAGGCAGCAGTGGTGCCGCCCTGCGCCAATGTATAGCCGCCGTAAGGCGCGGTGGCACCATTAGCGTACCGGGTGTATACGCCGGTTTTATTCACGGCTTTATGTTTGGCGACGTATTTGAAAAAGGGCTAAGTTTTAAAACGGGGCAGACTCATGTGCAATCTTATTTGCCGACGCTGATTGAATATATTCTGCAAGGTGATTTGCGCCCGGAAATTATTATTTCCCACCGTCTAAGCCTTGAGCAAGCCGCCGAGGGATATCGAATATTTGATAAAAAAGAAGATGCATGCAGGAAAATAATTTTACGACCTTAAAACAATTTTTTAATCAGGAAATTTTTATTGGTAATAAATAACTCCCTGATTTTTATCACTGTATGTTAGTTGCAGCACCGAGATAGCGTCACCAATCACCTATAAATACTCAAGGCTCGCACTGGAGCCCTCCCCCAAACCAAGATCCGGAGATTGATATGGCAACCGCACAAAAGAAACCCGTTAGCACCGATAAATCACCCAAGGCCCAAGAAGCTACTGCACTGTTAAAAGCGGATCACAAAGCAGTGGATTTGTTGTTTCAGCAATATGAAGCGGCTCGTTCATCCACCAAAAAGAAAGCACTGGTTTCACAAATCTGTACCGAATTAACCGTGCACGCACAAATTGAAGAAGAAATTTTTTACCCTCCAGTGCAGGCTGAACTCAAAGATAAAGAATTAATTCCAGAAGCCATTGTTGAACATGCAACACTGAAAGATCTGATCGCGCAAATTGAAGACGGCAACCCGGAAGATGCGCTATACGATGCAAAAGTCAAAGTACTTTCTGAATACGTAAAACACCACGTCAAAGAAGAACAGAACGAACTATTTCCCAAAGTAAAAGCCAGCAAACTAGATTTGTACGCACTTGGCGAGCAATTGGCGCAACGCAAAGAAGAGTTAATGGCAAAGCCATAGATGTTATTGCCGGGCGCCGTACACTGGTGCCCGGCATTTAAAACCCGGTTGACCCCTCCATATTATTGCTCACATGCAATTACTGTAGATCCCTACTACAGACCCACTCCATTACAGAAATTAACCCCAAACGCCTTGCGCAACACTTGTCATATAATATAGTTTATTTTGCTATTAAATCGCCCCCTTAGATATATGGGCTTGCGCATTTATATATGCCAAGGATTTTACTAATAAATATTTTTTGCTGATTCATAAAAACCAAACACGCCCATTGTTCTGCGCAACAACAACCGACGAAGCTCAAGAGCTAATAAATAATCACCAGATTATGCGCAGAACTCCGCGATGAACTTTACTGGCGACTGAATAATTGCAGCCGCCGTGAAGTTTTACATAATGAAATGCTGTATGGAGATAACACAATGCAACGGCAATTAAAGGTATTTTTACGGTCAATGGTTTTTGGGTTCATTTGCCTGAACAGCGCAGCAATTTTTGCGCAAGATGGAAAAATGTACCCCATGGATGCACCTAATGAACCGGGCGCAATTCCACTGAATACCGGCGGGGTGGAGAATCAACCCGCGCAGGAATCCTGGTTTCGCCAGTGGGGTGACCCTATGGCGCGGAACATTACCAAAGCAACACTCACACCGTTTTTGGCTGACCCGAAAAAAGCCAATGGCACCAGTGTAATTGTGGCGCCCGGTGGTGGTTTTATGTGGCTTTCCATGAAAAATGAAGGCTGGGAAGTGGCTGAGGCTTTGGCAGCGCGCGGCATTAATGCGTTTGTACTTAAATATCGCCTGCAGCCCACCGCAGATTCACTGGAAGCATTTGAAAATCAAATGAACCAACGTTTTGCCGACGCCGCAAAACCGGCGGATGATAAAAAAGCCCCCGCACGGCCGCAGTGGGATTTAAGTAATCAATTAGCCGATGTGGAAGCCGCTTACGCCTTAATTAACAGCCGCGCGAAAGAATGGAATGTGGATATGAAAAAAATCGGCATGATGGGTTTTTCTGCCGGCGCCGGTTTAACCATGGCCACCACCTTGCAATCCAAAAAAGTTAAGCTGGCATTTATCGCACCGATTTATGGCGGCATGAATGCGGTTGAGGTACCTAAAAATGCACCACCTATGTTTGTTGCTATCGCGGTGGATGACTTTTTATTTCACGGAGAAGCTGGATTAATTAAATCCTGGTACGACGCAAAAATCCCCGTGGAATTTCACTTGTATCAAAACGGTGGTCACGGCTTCGGCTTAGGCAACCCTGATCGCACCAGTAACAAGTGGTTTGAATCCTTTATGTATTGGCTGGAAGTGAATGGTTTTGTTAAATCTTAATTAACGACTACGAGTAAAGTCCGCCGTTATGGCGGCGGACTTTTATTCTTTAAGAGCCAACTTCTGCAGTCGTTTTTAATACATTCATTTGATGAACCACTTTTTCAGCCGCTTTTTTCCCGGCAAGAAACGCGTGGTCAGAATTATAATATTCCCACTCGCTGTAACGCCCCGCGAGAATAATGTCCTGCTTTTCCAGCCACGCTTTTACGATTGCAACATTTTTTGCGCGTGCGTGATCATAAATGACATAAGCGTAAGGCATGTCCACCAGATTTGCGGTGATCACTTTATCGTCGGCATCCATCATTCCTACTTTTATGCAGTCCTCAATGCAGCGCGAAATTAATGCATCGCCATCGAGAGGCAAGGGTTTCCAGGGGGAGTAGGAAATTTCACAGGTAAAGCCAAAACCACCGGGTGCGTTACATTCCGGGCTGGCATTTCCCTGCACAAAAATGCGATGAAAAATGGTGTCTTCCGGATAATAAATCCAATGTTTGTCGGTAACCTTTTCGCGATTAATACCGATGTTCACACAGCGCACGGAAATATGGCGTAACCCACGGGCGGCGTCGTGAACTTCCTTCGGTGCTTGGCTCCCCATTAACCGGACTAATTCCGGTAGCGGCATAGTGCTGATTAAATTGTCGTACTGAAAACGGCGCCCATCTGCCAGGGAAATGATGTGCTCGCGCGGTAGCAATTGCACCACATTGGCATTCACTTCGATCTGCCCTTTTATATGCGGCAAAAAGCCAGACACCAACGCTTGGAAACCGCCCTGGCGAGGATATCCAAAACGGGCGTTTGGCCCCATTGGTTTGCCAACGGGTTGCAACGCACCATCAATAATTTCGCTCAAGTCTGGCAAAGGTACTCGCCCACCCAGCCATGAGGTTTCCATTTCAGTTAGCGGTAGCGTCCACAATTTTTGGTTGTAGGGTATGGCGAAATGTTTGGCAATACCTGCGCCCCACACGGTGTAAATAAACTCCTCAAAATTTTGCGTTTCGCGTTTACTGGCAGTTTTACTGGCATTGGCGACGTCGGTAGTGCCGTCAGCGCAGCAGTCTTCTACATTTGCTGCACCATCCCCTTTGGTGGTGATGCATTGCGCGGCAGCAGATTCTTTTTTGTTGGTGGGATTATGGCGAGCGTCGACGGCGCCGATAATACATTCTTTAATCGTTTCCGGAGGCAAACCAAATAGTGCGCCCTGAAATGGATAGCGCGTGTGAACATTTTTGCTATAGACCCAGGCTTCGCGATTTTGCCAATGTTGATTGTCACCCAATAAAATATCGTAGAGTTTTAATACATAGGGATCATTGGAAAACATAATGTGACCCGCATAATCAAACGTGAAGCCGTTATCCTTAATGGACCTGCACCAGCCACCCACTGTTGAATTGCGTTCAAGTAAAAGCGTATCTGCCCCTAAATGATAGGCCGCACTTAACCCTGTAGGCCCTGCACCAATAATGGCGCAGCTAATGGACTGCAGCGCTGTGGGGGGACGCAGGGAATTAATTTTTGCAGTCGCAGGCGAGCCTGAAAAAGCATCGGCATTTTTGGCTTCTGCTGTTTCAATACGGCGTGTTTTATCTAGCGGGGTTAATGAATCAATTAATTGAAACATGGAATCCGTTGTACGCTCCCAGGAGGTGGCCGCGACTACGGCGCGCATTTTGTCAGCCAGTGCCAGTTGTTGCTGAGCAGATAGCACCAAGGCTGCCTCACAGGCATCGATAAATTCTTGGGTGTCGTAGCCAATCGCAACTATGTCGCCATAGGGAACTACAACGTCGTTGATTGCGGTACTTACGATAGGCAGTTGCGCTGCCATGTATTCCAATACTTTGGTGGGGCTGATAAAACGTGTGGCTTCATTCAATGCAAAAGGCAGTAAACATACATCCCATTGCGACAAAAATTGCGGTAATACTTGATAAGGTTGTTGGCCAAAATAATGAATATTGGCGCGTTTTGGCAAAGTATCCGGATTAATTTTTACCACCGGCCCCACCACAATAATTTGCCAGGTTGAATGGGCATCGGCGAGTGCGGTAATTAAATTCAAATCTAGGCGTTCATCGATCACCCCATAAAAACCCAACCGTGGGCCGGCAATATTGTCTTGTAAGGGATGGCCATTGCTGCGATCCAATGCCTGCTCAAAATGCACAGCATCGACGCTGCTTGGAAAACAATACACGTTGGGATGTAAATTGCGTTTCGCCTGGTACAAACTTGGCCCACCGGTAAACACAATGTCGGCAACCTTTAGCAAGGCTGCCTCGCGCTGTAATAATTGTTTGGGCGCATTTTGAAATG
Coding sequences within it:
- a CDS encoding alpha/beta hydrolase; amino-acid sequence: MVFGFICLNSAAIFAQDGKMYPMDAPNEPGAIPLNTGGVENQPAQESWFRQWGDPMARNITKATLTPFLADPKKANGTSVIVAPGGGFMWLSMKNEGWEVAEALAARGINAFVLKYRLQPTADSLEAFENQMNQRFADAAKPADDKKAPARPQWDLSNQLADVEAAYALINSRAKEWNVDMKKIGMMGFSAGAGLTMATTLQSKKVKLAFIAPIYGGMNAVEVPKNAPPMFVAIAVDDFLFHGEAGLIKSWYDAKIPVEFHLYQNGGHGFGLGNPDRTSNKWFESFMYWLEVNGFVKS
- a CDS encoding SDR family oxidoreductase, translated to MKNSDQHAMQDPRTQYPKSQGQGEADEQQPDPGLDAVLAPQADHGERSYRGAGRLDGRKALITGGDSGIGRAVAIAFAREGADVVINFLPSEEIDGQKTLNMIRQAGQKAIAIPGDITDENFCKTLVKQAVEALGSIDILINNAGKQQFVEELEDLTTKQFVETYATNVFGMFWITKAAVPHMPPGASIINTTSIQSYQPSPGLLDYASTKGAITAFTKSLAKMLIKKGIRVNAVAPGPVWTPLQQSGGQPEEKLRRFGDKVPLGRAGQPAEVAPAFVFLASQESSYITAEVIGVTGGAHLP
- a CDS encoding hemerythrin domain-containing protein — encoded protein: MATAQKKPVSTDKSPKAQEATALLKADHKAVDLLFQQYEAARSSTKKKALVSQICTELTVHAQIEEEIFYPPVQAELKDKELIPEAIVEHATLKDLIAQIEDGNPEDALYDAKVKVLSEYVKHHVKEEQNELFPKVKASKLDLYALGEQLAQRKEELMAKP
- a CDS encoding catalase; this encodes MNDSSKTTQHKSGSHDKRGAGKPETAGAGSVLSTVAGPSADQPPQTLGADDPIQQRLLDKTVGGQKLAEKIPSNLNKPHEYGEASRTPVTGATVEPDSPAAGGSTSTEIIESPKTGDGTTMPGLNPTVSSLDRVRVDSSNQQLTTNQGVPIADNQHSLKIGLRGPTALEDFILREKITHFDHERIPERVVHARGSAAHGYFECYRALTEFTTAAPFSEKGKRTPVFTRFSTVAGERGSADTVRDVRGFAVKFYTDEGNWDLVGNNIPVFFIQDAMKFPDLVHAVKPEPHHAMPQASSAHDTFWDFVSLMPEATHMLLWQMSDRAIPRSYRTMQGFGVHTFRLVNADGASVFCKFHWTPLAGTHSLVWDEAAKIIGADPDFHRRDLWEAIEAGAFPEYELGLQIFSEETANSFPFDVLDPTKLVPEELVPVIAVGKMVLNRNPDNFFAETEQVAFCTAHVIPGIDFTNDPLLQGRIHSYVDTQISRLGGANFHEIPINSPLAQVHNNQRDGMHRQAINRGRVNYEPNSLAGGCPFQAGMSGYKSFPEPIAEDKVRGNPELFSDHYSQARLFWQSQSPDEQTHIINAFRFELTRVQTPAVRARVVSLLVNVDALLAKCVADGLGIELPPAMPLASNLPIPSYPPSPALSLLTRPGVTGIATRRVAILVCEGVAQKSVFAVYNDLLQEGAVPRLVGARLGKIKTAEGTTLDIEITLEAGPAVLYDGVIIMQGDASLPRSADPLEFVRQQHRHCKPIYAIGGGMLIAAAGIPTVFADGDADPAIIIDEEKMQTDSLAKFKTALAGHRSFERETDPSAM
- a CDS encoding NAD(P)-binding protein translates to MSDSSKTPFASFWQAGYEGADHVNRAQKALSMNQSTGHATKAFDDYAMLQQFGIKTVRESIGWRLVEINNEFDFSSVEFRARAAQALGIQVCWTFCHYGWPDDVDVYAAEFITRFARFCRAAAEFLEPFCDSPPIYSPLNEISFTSWGLSIHLFHCKNMFDERAQTEAKRQLVRATIAGCDAIWAVNPAARILHCDPIIHVVAPTERPEWKQWAVDWNSAQYDSWDMLCGRREPELGGHPRYLDLIGANYYHDNQWECGTHTKLWWHLGDARRQPLHEMLVQLQARYNRPILLAETSHVGSGRGIWLRQVAEEIAFALTKGVACIGICLYPAIDRHDWENEHYWHHSGLWDIENAPENMQRILPAAYAEGLRQAQRLLQKFHTTTSAQTASGAYMPTIIVFCHLRWDFVYQRPQHLLSRLAQHFEIIVVEEPFYHEGASFIKTYSPAANITVCQPHTPIHAGGFHDDQLQELEPLIAGLMRPGEKPIVWFYTPMALPLLKQLPAALVVYDCMDELSAFQNAPKQLLQREAALLKVADIVFTGGPSLYQAKRNLHPNVYCFPSSVDAVHFEQALDRSNGHPLQDNIAGPRLGFYGVIDERLDLNLITALADAHSTWQIIVVGPVVKINPDTLPKRANIHYFGQQPYQVLPQFLSQWDVCLLPFALNEATRFISPTKVLEYMAAQLPIVSTAINDVVVPYGDIVAIGYDTQEFIDACEAALVLSAQQQLALADKMRAVVAATSWERTTDSMFQLIDSLTPLDKTRRIETAEAKNADAFSGSPATAKINSLRPPTALQSISCAIIGAGPTGLSAAYHLGADTLLLERNSTVGGWCRSIKDNGFTFDYAGHIMFSNDPYVLKLYDILLGDNQHWQNREAWVYSKNVHTRYPFQGALFGLPPETIKECIIGAVDARHNPTNKKESAAAQCITTKGDGAANVEDCCADGTTDVANASKTASKRETQNFEEFIYTVWGAGIAKHFAIPYNQKLWTLPLTEMETSWLGGRVPLPDLSEIIDGALQPVGKPMGPNARFGYPRQGGFQALVSGFLPHIKGQIEVNANVVQLLPREHIISLADGRRFQYDNLISTMPLPELVRLMGSQAPKEVHDAARGLRHISVRCVNIGINREKVTDKHWIYYPEDTIFHRIFVQGNASPECNAPGGFGFTCEISYSPWKPLPLDGDALISRCIEDCIKVGMMDADDKVITANLVDMPYAYVIYDHARAKNVAIVKAWLEKQDIILAGRYSEWEYYNSDHAFLAGKKAAEKVVHQMNVLKTTAEVGS
- a CDS encoding zinc-dependent alcohol dehydrogenase — its product is MRALTYHGSNDVRVDNMPDPIIQESDDIILRVTATAICGSDLHLYRGKIPETKDGDIFGHEFMGVVEEVGSGVTAVAKGDRVVVPFVIACGSCFFCAMNLQAACETTNTGRGAILNKKQIPAGAALFGFSHLYGGIPGGQAEFVRVPKANVGPFKIPDSIDDERVLFLSDILPTGYQAVLNAGIGHGSSLVIHGAGPVGLMSAACARLLGAQQIFMVDHHQYRLDFAVQHYGVIPINFDEIDDPAAAIIEQTAGYRGVDAAIDAVGFEAKGSTLETALTALKMEGSSGAALRQCIAAVRRGGTISVPGVYAGFIHGFMFGDVFEKGLSFKTGQTHVQSYLPTLIEYILQGDLRPEIIISHRLSLEQAAEGYRIFDKKEDACRKIILRP